A window of Thermoproteus sp. genomic DNA:
CACCTCAAGCCTGTCTGCCCCGCATATATGGCCAACACCACCAAAAAGCTCAGCGGAGTCACCGAGTTCGCCACAAGCCAGATCCAACTACGCACCAGCGGGACCCAGCCGTTGAGCCACCCGATCACTAGTATGTCCCTCAGGAGCTTCTTCATACCTCCTCCGATATGACGCCCACTCTATATAGGATATAGTCCTCTAGCGACTTCTGCCTAATGCTCACCTTGGCGCCGGTCTCCATTAGGGTATCCATCACCTCTTTGGGGTTCTCGACGAAGTATATGGCCCTCTCGCCTATAGCTATATGGGGCTTTTTGGCGTTCGAGGCGCCGTACGCCTCCACCACGTATTTGCCCGGCACCTTCTCCACCAGGGCCTCCGGGGTGCCCATATCCACTACTTCCCCCTTATTGAGGACCACGACATAGTCGCTGAGGGCCTGCGCCTCCTCCACGTAGTGAGTAGTTAAAAGTACTGTGACCCCCCTACGTCTCATAGAGGCCACCGCGTTCCAGACGATCCTCCGCGAAAACACGTCGAGGCCTGTAGTCGGCTCGTCCAGAAAGACCACATCTACGTCTGCAGCCAACACAGCCGCTAGGAGGACACGGCGCTTGGTGCCTCCAGAGAGCGTCTGGATCTCTCTGTCCTTTACGTCTAGCAGTTGGAGCTCTTTGAGGGCCTCCTCCGTCTTTCGTCGAGCTTCCCGTCTGGGATAGCCGCGGAGCAAGAGGTACGCATAGACGAACTCGCGGGGCGTCAAGAAGCCTATGGGGGAGCCCTCTTGCGGCACCGCCGCTATTTTGCGCCTAATCTTCTCGGCCTCCCTCACTACGTCGTGCCCCGCCACATAGGCCTTCCCGCTCGTCGGCAAGAGCTCCGTTA
This region includes:
- a CDS encoding ABC transporter ATP-binding protein; protein product: MIVVENLSKKFGEVWALRDVTFSVEGGRVVSILGPNGAGKTTLVRILITELLPTSGKAYVAGHDVVREAEKIRRKIAAVPQEGSPIGFLTPREFVYAYLLLRGYPRREARRKTEEALKELQLLDVKDREIQTLSGGTKRRVLLAAVLAADVDVVFLDEPTTGLDVFSRRIVWNAVASMRRRGVTVLLTTHYVEEAQALSDYVVVLNKGEVVDMGTPEALVEKVPGKYVVEAYGASNAKKPHIAIGERAIYFVENPKEVMDTLMETGAKVSIRQKSLEDYILYRVGVISEEV